One genomic segment of Burkholderia pyrrocinia includes these proteins:
- a CDS encoding transporter substrate-binding domain-containing protein, translating into MKRSKFLLSGLLLASALGFTAVAAHADDLLDSVKKAGVLRVGLEGTYPPFNSRGTSGQLEGFDVDIANAVAGKLGVKTQFIPTEWSGIIAGLQAGKFDVIVNQVTITPQRKEALDFSQPYTYSAAQLIQRKDDTRNFKSLDDFKGKKLGVTLGTNYDQMARTVPGIEVQTYPGAPEKLRDLAAGRIEATLDDRLMLPYMIKTSNLPLRAGAVLNGGKQEMAIPFRKGNPKFEKAINDALASLQKDGTLKKISMHWFGSDVTVPVAQ; encoded by the coding sequence ATGAAACGTTCGAAGTTCCTGCTGTCAGGCCTGCTGCTCGCGTCGGCCCTCGGCTTCACGGCCGTCGCCGCGCACGCGGACGACCTGCTCGATTCCGTGAAGAAAGCCGGCGTGCTGCGCGTCGGCCTCGAAGGCACGTATCCGCCGTTCAACTCGCGCGGCACGTCGGGCCAGCTCGAGGGTTTCGACGTCGACATCGCGAACGCGGTCGCCGGCAAGCTCGGAGTGAAGACGCAATTCATCCCGACCGAATGGAGCGGCATCATCGCGGGCCTGCAGGCCGGCAAGTTCGACGTGATCGTCAACCAGGTCACGATCACGCCGCAGCGCAAGGAAGCGCTCGACTTCAGCCAGCCGTACACGTACTCGGCCGCGCAATTGATCCAGCGCAAGGACGACACCCGCAACTTCAAGTCGCTCGACGATTTCAAGGGCAAGAAGCTCGGCGTGACGCTCGGCACCAACTACGACCAGATGGCGCGCACCGTGCCGGGCATCGAGGTGCAGACGTATCCGGGCGCGCCTGAGAAGCTGCGCGACCTCGCCGCGGGCCGGATCGAGGCGACGCTCGACGATCGCCTGATGCTGCCGTACATGATCAAGACGTCGAACCTGCCGCTGCGCGCGGGCGCGGTGCTGAACGGCGGCAAGCAGGAAATGGCGATCCCGTTCCGCAAGGGCAACCCGAAGTTCGAGAAGGCGATCAACGACGCGCTGGCTTCGCTGCAAAAGGACGGCACGCTGAAGAAGATCTCGATGCACTGGTTCGGCAGCGACGTGACGGTGCCGGTCGCGCAGTAA
- a CDS encoding sensor histidine kinase, with protein MRDPMALLGFACFNSVVGLGFWVIHFDEPVVPYLVVANAIGFCALLLSIAANRLLPRVSGLALKAVVIAPVSVFAGFEIAAAIVGGKVPHVFGAARIVTWDNYGPSFLVSATLFVCVSLFLQSMRMRATLETERREAAEARQAETAARLALLQAQIEPHFLFNTLANVQSLIERDPARATTMLDSLNRYLRASLRRTRNATSTLGEELELVEALLKIASIRLDERLSYAIDVPADLHTLPFSPLLLQPLVENALLHGIEPSIDGGVIVVRGRMRGDMLELNVIDTGVGLGNGDTRLHGGVGLVNVAARIRTLHGERGRVTVDTNAGAAHGVTATLLIPID; from the coding sequence CTGCGCGATCCGATGGCGCTGCTCGGGTTTGCGTGCTTCAACTCGGTCGTCGGCCTGGGCTTCTGGGTCATCCATTTCGACGAACCTGTTGTCCCCTATCTCGTCGTCGCCAACGCCATCGGCTTCTGCGCGCTGCTGTTGAGTATTGCCGCCAACCGGCTGCTGCCACGCGTATCGGGGCTCGCGCTGAAGGCCGTCGTGATCGCGCCGGTCAGCGTCTTCGCCGGTTTCGAGATCGCGGCGGCAATCGTCGGCGGGAAGGTGCCGCATGTGTTCGGTGCGGCACGGATCGTCACGTGGGACAACTACGGGCCGTCGTTCCTCGTGTCGGCCACCCTGTTCGTGTGCGTGTCGCTGTTCCTGCAGTCCATGCGCATGCGCGCGACGCTCGAAACCGAGCGCCGCGAGGCCGCCGAAGCGCGCCAGGCCGAGACGGCCGCACGCCTGGCGCTGCTGCAGGCTCAGATCGAGCCGCATTTCCTGTTCAATACGCTCGCGAACGTGCAGAGCCTGATCGAGCGCGATCCGGCGCGCGCAACGACGATGCTCGACAGCCTGAACCGTTACCTGCGTGCGAGCCTCCGACGCACGCGCAATGCGACGTCGACGCTCGGCGAGGAGCTCGAACTCGTCGAGGCATTGCTGAAAATCGCGTCGATCCGGCTCGACGAGCGGCTGTCGTATGCGATCGACGTGCCGGCGGATCTGCACACGTTGCCGTTCTCGCCGCTGCTGCTGCAGCCGCTCGTCGAGAATGCGTTGCTGCACGGGATCGAGCCGTCGATCGACGGCGGCGTGATCGTCGTTCGCGGAAGGATGCGAGGCGACATGCTCGAATTGAATGTGATCGACACCGGCGTCGGTCTCGGCAACGGCGACACGCGCCTGCATGGCGGCGTCGGGCTCGTCAACGTCGCTGCGCGCATCAGGACGCTGCATGGCGAGCGCGGCCGCGTCACCGTCGACACGAATGCCGGCGCCGCGCATGGCGTCACCGCCACCCTGCTGATTCCGATCGACTGA
- a CDS encoding LytR/AlgR family response regulator transcription factor gives MPTALIADDEPNLSASLAQRLRQLWSELQIVAMPRNGIETLAALNASPRPDIAFLDIRMPGIDGLKLAALVPDVHVVFVTAYDEYAVDAFDRAAVDYLLKPVTDERLLRCIAKLQRGGPAVAHADALAQAAQSRDAAPIRWLTVGVKDATRLVSVDDVLYFQASDKYTEVVTAGDRLVIRTPLKELMQRLDPERFAQVHRGVIVAYAAIDRVERDLLGRLRIRVRGQREMLPVSRAYAGLFRQM, from the coding sequence ATGCCGACCGCCCTTATCGCCGACGATGAACCGAACCTGTCCGCATCGCTCGCGCAGCGGCTGCGACAACTCTGGTCAGAACTGCAGATCGTCGCGATGCCGCGAAACGGCATCGAAACGCTGGCCGCGTTGAATGCGTCGCCGCGCCCGGACATCGCGTTTCTCGACATCCGGATGCCTGGCATCGACGGGTTGAAGCTCGCTGCGCTGGTGCCCGACGTGCATGTGGTGTTCGTCACGGCCTACGACGAATATGCGGTCGACGCGTTCGATCGCGCGGCGGTCGACTACCTGCTGAAACCGGTGACGGACGAACGGCTGTTGCGCTGTATCGCGAAGCTTCAGCGTGGCGGGCCGGCCGTCGCGCACGCCGATGCGCTCGCGCAGGCGGCGCAATCGCGAGACGCCGCGCCGATCCGCTGGCTGACCGTGGGCGTCAAGGATGCGACGCGACTCGTATCGGTCGACGACGTGCTGTATTTCCAGGCATCGGACAAGTACACGGAAGTCGTCACGGCCGGCGATCGGCTCGTGATTCGCACGCCGCTGAAGGAGCTGATGCAGCGGCTCGATCCGGAGCGGTTCGCGCAGGTGCACCGCGGCGTGATCGTCGCGTATGCGGCGATCGATCGCGTCGAGCGGGACCTGCTGGGACGGTTGCGGATTCGCGTGCGCGGGCAGCGGGAAATGCTGCCGGTCAGTCGCGCGTATGCGGGGTTGTTCAGGCAGATGTGA
- a CDS encoding PAAR domain-containing protein, translating to MRGIIRVGDVHSHGGYVETGAANSDVMGRAPARVGDRCTCPLHGPCVVVEGDGQFDIEGAHAAFEGHKTSCGAVLISSLPTSGRS from the coding sequence ATGCGAGGGATCATTCGAGTGGGCGACGTCCATAGTCACGGTGGCTATGTCGAGACGGGCGCGGCAAACAGCGATGTCATGGGGCGCGCGCCTGCGCGTGTCGGTGACCGCTGCACGTGTCCGCTACATGGTCCGTGCGTTGTCGTCGAGGGGGATGGGCAGTTCGACATCGAGGGTGCGCATGCGGCATTTGAAGGCCACAAGACGTCATGCGGCGCCGTTCTGATTTCTTCGTTGCCGACGTCAGGGCGCTCGTAA
- a CDS encoding virulence factor: MSQLISTLPRRLVVAIVVLIVTMGIMCSLSVFAGHTPLGELSAGDWMKRLLIVPSLVAILTFVASTIMTVTPAQAATLKQKDAAVLNAGESAAPFVAQVVGLEWLNPLQRRDYPTEWQVLWTMGLVKPNKNDDMVRTDPKSFTTLQSVAGVAYGNQGTETFKGFYHKYVSKLLGLFGDRYVMNAKYFYTVKSKSRSDWRELAGMRVEFAIPERLDPVEAKTYFQGEFVDNYEIGNSSAKDLWSRDTPPDVHVNQGGANAGFTSLNRALDYLQANPDKSAWVMNWDAPSFPPKDAQINENMVVLFLVGPNFKTEREPLAWIGRAATGNVRDFEAKAGTTRTVQAWKAAIDSAARNAGVTVPSLNFVVHDAGRGGEAASERIGALSQTLTEVLPDYNFSKQTFNTPALLGPMGAGTALTDVVLAIGRANHLGEKVLVAGTTDAQHPTAVVIVPPSKITPIDPDKDWFRARGENNAYLPWWGRRHDTDYGMQGYSY; encoded by the coding sequence ATGAGCCAACTGATCTCAACCTTGCCCCGTAGATTGGTTGTTGCCATCGTGGTGTTGATTGTCACGATGGGTATCATGTGCAGCTTGAGTGTTTTCGCCGGGCATACGCCTCTTGGTGAATTGAGCGCGGGAGATTGGATGAAGCGACTGTTGATAGTGCCGTCCTTGGTAGCGATTCTGACGTTTGTGGCGTCGACCATCATGACGGTGACGCCCGCGCAAGCGGCTACCCTGAAGCAGAAAGATGCCGCTGTGCTGAATGCGGGCGAAAGTGCCGCGCCGTTCGTAGCGCAGGTGGTCGGACTGGAATGGCTGAACCCGTTGCAGCGGCGCGACTACCCAACGGAATGGCAGGTTTTGTGGACCATGGGGCTTGTAAAACCCAACAAAAACGACGACATGGTCCGTACGGATCCGAAGTCGTTTACGACACTTCAATCGGTCGCAGGGGTGGCCTATGGCAATCAAGGAACTGAGACGTTCAAAGGCTTTTATCACAAATACGTCAGTAAATTGCTTGGCCTGTTCGGTGATCGCTATGTGATGAACGCCAAATATTTCTATACGGTCAAGTCAAAGAGTAGGAGTGACTGGCGTGAACTGGCTGGAATGCGTGTCGAGTTCGCCATCCCGGAGCGACTTGATCCTGTGGAGGCGAAGACATACTTCCAAGGCGAATTCGTCGACAACTATGAGATTGGAAATTCCTCAGCCAAAGATCTCTGGAGCCGTGATACCCCCCCCGACGTCCACGTCAACCAAGGCGGAGCGAACGCCGGTTTCACGTCGCTGAACCGCGCGCTGGATTACCTGCAGGCGAACCCGGACAAGAGCGCATGGGTCATGAACTGGGACGCGCCGAGCTTCCCGCCGAAGGACGCGCAGATCAACGAGAACATGGTGGTGCTGTTTCTGGTCGGGCCGAATTTCAAGACGGAGCGTGAGCCGCTTGCATGGATCGGTCGCGCGGCGACGGGCAACGTCAGGGACTTCGAGGCGAAGGCCGGCACCACGCGCACGGTGCAGGCATGGAAAGCCGCCATCGACAGTGCTGCCCGCAACGCGGGCGTGACAGTGCCGTCGTTGAATTTCGTGGTGCATGACGCTGGGCGCGGCGGCGAAGCGGCGTCGGAACGGATCGGTGCACTGTCGCAGACGTTGACCGAAGTGCTGCCGGACTACAACTTCAGCAAGCAGACGTTCAATACACCGGCGTTGCTGGGCCCGATGGGAGCGGGTACGGCGTTGACAGACGTCGTGCTGGCGATCGGGCGCGCGAATCACCTTGGCGAGAAGGTGCTGGTGGCGGGGACGACGGATGCGCAGCACCCGACGGCCGTAGTGATCGTGCCGCCGTCGAAAATCACGCCGATCGATCCGGACAAGGACTGGTTCCGCGCGCGGGGCGAGAACAACGCCTATCTGCCGTGGTGGGGCCGTCGTCACGACACGGACTACGGCATGCAGGGCTATTCCTACTGA
- a CDS encoding T6SS effector phospholipase Tle3 domain-containing protein, with protein MLFDMQNELICVKQPPLPGVIIFVHGVNSEGEWYKGAEEGLCKGLNRRLARLDDQLNHSGVIGGQMSPVQYTDSLTPDGFLNPKLWAGNYIKPDPSFSPVIHFRWGYKANKEELKEYGDKIFLNEKNYWGGGPFANGCSSLPDLWHEGLDDRIFGWISVQALNPTTRPLYRTPPRTYGVLAALRLAKLVESIRKKQANVPITIVCHSQGNMVGLTAAFFGDQLEAVTDRWGNTGRCVADAYVLANPPYSLANTDTGMDTWAQRDIKDSKHRRGRETYEARTKTLRAFLDIIRARSAFEMPADKLDREMGNCRTSEKGKPYSADADRKSHGLNGYTHGRVTLYCCPHDQVISAVTVQGIGWRGLGYIDDDKKEPSKELIDIGAEGVLTQRVFATHWKVGEVGDYRYWENDWRHGKEGTKPGFWFPPSPPAKFGLVRAWSGNENPIAKLFTTASAPVFYLVTLVTSSFKMFPVNADPPKYWTVTANAPALDEPFAPQTFRSNDPHNPILVKDGNAESDFNEGYDTPAAARNAEKADKKSDDPYDTYQSQSPDDVAKGDVNSEASQRYEDHAILRMRARRDGRKAWVDENGNVIGEDGKSDAPEGYQEWHNEQVVEILDAGKLNNPTNHSTTMTNPDHAQKALAYDVAIGLCYLSPKDLTELRIEADWRFGSAMADDHPSHKYSKYFELGKLEKKFLSEWVADKDSEAKRPEKIVDERENELYLKIGGGV; from the coding sequence ATGCTCTTCGATATGCAAAACGAACTGATTTGCGTGAAGCAGCCGCCGCTGCCTGGCGTGATCATTTTCGTGCACGGCGTGAACTCGGAGGGGGAATGGTACAAGGGTGCGGAAGAGGGTCTGTGCAAGGGGTTGAACCGGCGGCTCGCGCGGCTCGATGATCAGTTGAATCATAGTGGCGTGATCGGCGGTCAGATGAGTCCCGTTCAATATACGGATAGTCTGACACCGGACGGATTCCTGAATCCCAAGCTGTGGGCTGGAAATTATATTAAGCCCGATCCTTCGTTTTCTCCGGTGATCCATTTCCGTTGGGGCTACAAGGCCAATAAGGAAGAGTTGAAGGAATACGGGGACAAGATTTTTCTGAACGAGAAGAACTACTGGGGCGGCGGCCCGTTTGCGAACGGCTGTTCGAGCTTGCCGGATCTGTGGCACGAGGGGCTCGACGACCGGATCTTCGGGTGGATTTCTGTCCAGGCACTGAATCCGACGACGCGCCCCCTGTACCGGACCCCGCCCCGTACTTACGGCGTGCTCGCCGCGCTGCGACTGGCCAAACTGGTGGAATCGATTCGCAAGAAGCAGGCGAACGTGCCGATCACGATCGTATGCCACAGTCAGGGGAACATGGTCGGTTTGACGGCGGCGTTCTTCGGCGACCAGTTGGAGGCGGTGACCGACCGCTGGGGCAACACGGGGCGCTGCGTCGCCGACGCCTATGTGCTGGCGAATCCTCCCTATAGCCTCGCCAATACCGACACGGGAATGGATACGTGGGCTCAACGGGATATCAAGGATTCCAAACACCGGCGTGGCCGCGAGACTTATGAGGCCCGCACAAAGACGCTACGCGCGTTTCTCGACATCATTCGGGCCCGCTCTGCGTTCGAAATGCCCGCGGACAAGCTCGATAGAGAGATGGGCAATTGCCGGACATCGGAGAAAGGCAAACCGTATTCGGCCGATGCCGATCGGAAGTCACACGGCTTGAACGGCTACACCCATGGTCGCGTGACGCTGTATTGCTGCCCTCACGACCAGGTAATCTCCGCCGTGACGGTTCAGGGAATAGGATGGCGCGGGCTCGGGTATATCGACGACGACAAGAAAGAGCCGTCGAAGGAACTGATAGATATCGGTGCGGAAGGCGTGCTGACGCAACGGGTGTTTGCGACGCACTGGAAGGTGGGTGAAGTCGGCGACTATCGCTATTGGGAAAATGACTGGCGTCACGGCAAGGAGGGCACGAAACCCGGTTTCTGGTTTCCGCCTTCCCCGCCGGCAAAATTTGGTCTGGTCCGCGCGTGGAGCGGAAACGAGAATCCGATCGCCAAGCTCTTCACCACGGCTTCCGCACCGGTTTTCTACCTGGTGACGCTGGTGACATCGAGTTTCAAGATGTTTCCCGTCAATGCGGATCCTCCGAAATACTGGACGGTGACCGCAAACGCGCCAGCACTCGACGAGCCGTTCGCGCCGCAGACGTTCCGAAGTAATGATCCGCATAATCCGATCCTGGTGAAGGATGGTAACGCCGAGAGCGATTTCAACGAGGGTTACGATACGCCCGCTGCGGCTCGGAACGCCGAGAAGGCGGACAAGAAATCCGATGATCCCTACGATACTTACCAATCGCAGTCGCCCGACGATGTTGCCAAAGGTGATGTCAATAGTGAAGCTTCGCAGCGTTACGAAGATCACGCGATCCTGCGAATGCGTGCACGTCGTGATGGTCGCAAGGCGTGGGTGGACGAGAACGGCAACGTGATCGGCGAGGATGGCAAGAGCGACGCGCCGGAAGGCTACCAGGAGTGGCACAACGAGCAGGTGGTGGAGATTCTCGACGCCGGCAAGCTAAACAACCCGACCAATCATTCGACCACGATGACGAACCCGGACCATGCGCAGAAAGCATTGGCGTACGACGTGGCAATCGGGTTGTGCTACTTGTCGCCCAAGGATTTGACCGAATTGCGGATCGAAGCGGATTGGCGATTTGGGAGTGCGATGGCGGATGATCATCCAAGCCACAAGTATTCTAAGTACTTCGAGTTGGGGAAGTTGGAGAAAAAGTTCCTGTCCGAATGGGTCGCAGATAAAGATAGTGAGGCCAAGCGTCCGGAGAAGATCGTCGATGAGCGTGAAAATGAGCTTTACCTGAAAATCGGGGGGGGGGTATGA
- a CDS encoding type VI secretion system Vgr family protein, which yields MNIREAFRNFVSGIDTNRRPVTLNWGASQKDLGAQLALQHVSIRESMMTGIDGRLTCVSQNGNLSPKLFIGTPVSVGLVTDRGGKHAINAIISAVQVGRSDGELTIYQFTVTDAVNLLHKRTNSRIFRNVNVIDVLNVVLNEWRQRSQTLARAFEFDLSGLNLSRYPKRSYMRQVNESDARFVSRLLRRDGITMFVRPGRASGQPNDGEPPVHTMVFCDDPHKLSEGPSGTVRLHPRDAGTEERDTITVLTMRQELISGEASRPTWDYRKANVDQSSRPAGLDQGEAGNDLAQLLTDIVIESPHVADSWADLDRITEDRILAREAHAVRYDGKSGIRDLQIGTWVTITGDSDWNARPAEQRQFVLTSLHHNVWNNLPKELSERAQMLFSTSHSLEQPPVTGNQDPADQDTRYENQFTCVPRGTPLTPIYDTKIDLPLTPLITGRVVGSGSDEVTCDETGCVYVMILGQDSADHQHAQGAGTNGNLGDSAPIRVASSLAGPTFGQTILPRVNTEVLLGCLGGDPDRLIILGVLPNGANMPASFSHTGSLPGNRYLTGIKTKEISGQRYNQLRLDDTPKQISAQLASEHAHSQLNLGYLTQPRDNGQGADRGQGAELRTDAAAALRAAQGMLLTTYARTQASGGQLDRDELIQLLQQCTDLFKSLGDYAGQHGGQATDTAGQSTLSAAFKDWGPGTSGNGASQALMAFGAQAGSLNITPKTHVTYAGENIDQVAANHLQFTSGQKLNMQAGNGLWLFAQSAGITTIANQGKLLMQSQNDDTQIDSAKNFQVTAAGGKASVLGKDQVVLMTSGGAYLKLDGANIELGCPGTFTVKSAGHSWQGPASMSGELPTFSHSPLGRVPKLVRATDGQPAPGFDAEVRKVSGDLLGQKTDEAGKLPPINGNQFEQLTVQFIKKNI from the coding sequence GTGAATATCCGAGAAGCGTTCCGCAATTTCGTATCGGGGATTGATACGAATCGGCGCCCCGTGACACTGAACTGGGGTGCTTCACAAAAAGACCTGGGCGCGCAGCTCGCCTTGCAGCATGTGAGTATTCGCGAAAGCATGATGACCGGCATCGATGGCCGCCTGACTTGCGTTTCGCAAAACGGAAACCTCTCGCCCAAGCTGTTTATCGGTACACCCGTATCGGTCGGGCTGGTTACCGATCGCGGCGGCAAGCACGCGATCAACGCAATCATCAGCGCGGTTCAGGTCGGACGATCCGATGGTGAACTCACGATTTACCAATTCACCGTGACCGATGCGGTGAATCTGCTCCACAAGCGCACCAATTCCCGTATTTTCCGCAACGTGAACGTGATCGACGTGCTCAACGTCGTGCTTAACGAATGGCGGCAGCGTAGCCAGACGCTCGCCCGTGCATTCGAGTTTGATCTGTCGGGACTGAATCTATCCCGGTATCCGAAGCGTTCGTACATGCGCCAGGTCAACGAGTCGGATGCCCGCTTCGTGTCGCGACTCTTGCGCCGCGACGGCATCACGATGTTCGTCCGTCCCGGGCGGGCGAGCGGCCAGCCGAATGACGGCGAGCCGCCCGTGCACACGATGGTGTTCTGCGACGATCCGCACAAGTTGTCCGAGGGGCCGTCGGGTACGGTGCGGCTGCATCCGCGCGATGCGGGCACCGAAGAGCGCGACACGATCACGGTGCTGACCATGCGCCAGGAACTGATCTCGGGCGAAGCAAGCCGGCCGACATGGGATTACCGGAAGGCGAACGTGGACCAATCGAGCCGACCGGCAGGCCTCGACCAGGGAGAAGCCGGCAACGACCTGGCCCAGTTGCTGACCGATATCGTGATCGAGAGTCCGCACGTGGCGGACTCGTGGGCGGATCTCGACCGGATCACCGAAGACCGGATTCTGGCGCGCGAAGCGCACGCGGTCCGTTACGACGGCAAGAGTGGCATTCGCGATCTCCAGATCGGCACCTGGGTGACGATCACGGGTGATTCGGACTGGAATGCACGGCCCGCCGAGCAGCGACAGTTCGTGCTCACGTCGCTGCATCACAACGTGTGGAACAACTTGCCGAAGGAACTGAGCGAACGGGCGCAGATGTTGTTCTCGACCAGTCACTCGCTCGAGCAGCCGCCGGTGACGGGCAACCAGGATCCGGCCGATCAGGATACGCGCTACGAGAACCAGTTCACGTGTGTGCCGCGAGGCACGCCGCTGACGCCGATCTATGACACGAAGATCGATTTGCCGCTCACGCCGTTGATCACGGGGCGCGTGGTCGGGAGCGGATCGGACGAAGTCACTTGCGACGAGACCGGCTGCGTGTACGTGATGATCCTGGGCCAGGACTCGGCGGATCACCAACATGCGCAAGGTGCGGGAACGAACGGGAACCTGGGTGACAGCGCACCGATCCGTGTCGCATCGAGCCTGGCGGGGCCGACCTTCGGCCAGACCATTCTGCCGCGCGTCAATACAGAAGTGCTGTTGGGCTGCCTGGGCGGCGATCCCGATCGCCTGATCATCCTCGGGGTCTTGCCGAACGGCGCCAACATGCCTGCGTCATTCAGTCATACCGGCAGTCTGCCCGGTAACCGCTACCTGACCGGCATCAAGACGAAAGAGATCAGCGGGCAACGGTATAACCAGCTTCGACTCGACGATACGCCGAAGCAAATCAGTGCGCAGTTGGCGTCCGAGCATGCTCATTCCCAGTTGAATCTCGGGTATCTGACCCAGCCGCGCGATAACGGGCAAGGCGCCGATCGTGGCCAGGGCGCGGAACTTCGGACCGATGCCGCTGCGGCATTGCGCGCCGCGCAGGGGATGCTGTTGACGACCTACGCGCGTACCCAGGCGAGCGGCGGCCAGCTCGATCGTGACGAACTGATCCAGTTGCTCCAGCAGTGCACGGATCTGTTCAAATCGCTTGGCGATTATGCAGGGCAGCACGGCGGGCAAGCGACCGACACGGCGGGGCAGTCGACGCTCTCCGCCGCGTTCAAGGACTGGGGGCCGGGAACCAGTGGCAACGGTGCTTCGCAGGCGCTGATGGCATTCGGTGCGCAGGCCGGTTCGTTGAACATCACGCCGAAAACGCACGTGACCTACGCGGGCGAGAACATCGATCAGGTTGCCGCCAACCATCTGCAATTCACGAGCGGCCAGAAGCTGAACATGCAGGCCGGCAACGGGCTGTGGCTGTTTGCTCAAAGCGCGGGCATCACGACGATCGCCAATCAAGGCAAGTTGCTGATGCAAAGTCAGAACGACGATACGCAGATCGATTCCGCGAAGAATTTCCAGGTGACGGCGGCGGGCGGCAAGGCGTCGGTGCTAGGCAAGGACCAGGTCGTGCTGATGACGTCCGGTGGAGCTTACCTGAAGCTTGACGGGGCGAATATCGAATTGGGCTGCCCCGGAACGTTCACGGTGAAGTCGGCCGGCCACTCGTGGCAGGGCCCCGCCAGCATGAGCGGCGAATTGCCGACGTTCAGCCACTCGCCGCTCGGGCGTGTGCCGAAGCTGGTTCGGGCGACGGATGGGCAGCCCGCACCGGGATTCGATGCCGAGGTCAGGAAGGTGTCCGGCGACTTGCTGGGCCAGAAAACCGATGAGGCAGGCAAGCTGCCGCCAATCAACGGCAACCAGTTCGAGCAACTGACCGTGCAATTCATCAAGAAAAATATCTGA
- a CDS encoding pyridoxal-phosphate dependent enzyme, translating to MVDAIGATPFVRLDRLTKAHGLEGTILAKLGYLNRGFSKKDRAAQGIIDKAERSGALRPGQTVVELTLGNIGTGLAIIGGVKSNPFVAVVSKGNPAY from the coding sequence ATCGTCGACGCAATCGGCGCGACACCATTCGTTCGTCTCGACCGGCTGACGAAAGCGCACGGCCTCGAAGGCACCATTCTCGCGAAACTCGGCTACCTGAACCGCGGATTCTCCAAGAAGGATCGCGCGGCGCAGGGCATTATCGACAAAGCCGAACGCAGCGGCGCGTTACGACCGGGCCAGACCGTCGTCGAACTGACGTTGGGCAACATCGGTACCGGCCTGGCGATCATCGGCGGCGTGAAGAGCAATCCGTTCGTCGCGGTGGTGTCGAAGGGCAACCCCGCCTATTGA